A section of the Pedobacter sp. HDW13 genome encodes:
- a CDS encoding glycosyltransferase family 2 protein, producing MTHAIIIPLFNKADFIAKTLHSLIRQSKLPDELIIVDDLSTDNSLSVVRSFLQENEAAFGHCSIQLIELSENKGPGNARNVGFAASSAELISFLDADDEYHPRLLQLAADAFSSHQLDFMVLNIVFMPGGEIYPELELLKKYLKPIASDLYLINNPLLAVSSPHFIMGVGSNVITKRKWIAAYQYSTEAHLNEGIDFWYRVLKGILSHVPGKIALQTGGYLYVNEVPGSLSRKKYSHFLQIEVPPVISRYRRSEDKHDRLLMGMIGRRWYKHALQNLPTHTQKIRFVWHYRNFIPQYLSYLLLKR from the coding sequence ATGACGCACGCTATTATTATCCCATTATTCAATAAGGCAGATTTTATTGCCAAAACACTTCATTCGCTCATCCGGCAAAGCAAACTGCCGGATGAGTTGATTATTGTTGATGACCTCAGTACCGATAACAGCCTGTCGGTTGTTCGCAGTTTTTTGCAGGAAAATGAAGCTGCTTTTGGTCATTGCAGCATTCAGTTAATTGAGCTAAGCGAAAACAAAGGTCCTGGAAATGCGCGTAATGTTGGCTTTGCGGCATCAAGTGCCGAGCTGATTAGTTTTCTGGATGCTGATGATGAATATCATCCGCGCCTGTTGCAGCTCGCAGCCGATGCATTTAGCAGCCATCAGCTCGATTTTATGGTGCTCAATATTGTTTTTATGCCTGGTGGTGAAATATACCCTGAATTGGAGCTATTAAAAAAATATCTCAAACCTATCGCCAGTGATCTATATCTGATTAATAACCCTTTACTTGCTGTTAGCTCACCTCATTTTATTATGGGAGTTGGCAGTAATGTAATTACTAAGAGAAAATGGATCGCCGCCTACCAATACAGTACTGAAGCGCATTTAAACGAAGGGATTGATTTTTGGTACCGGGTATTAAAAGGGATATTAAGCCATGTACCTGGTAAAATTGCTTTGCAAACAGGTGGCTACCTTTATGTTAACGAAGTGCCAGGTAGCTTATCTCGTAAAAAATATAGCCATTTTCTGCAAATTGAAGTGCCGCCGGTAATATCGCGCTATAGAAGAAGTGAAGATAAGCATGACCGGCTGTTAATGGGTATGATTGGCAGGCGCTGGTATAAACATGCCTTGCAAAATTTACCAACTCATACACAGAAAATACGTTTTGTATGGCATTACCGTAATTTTATTCCACAATACCTTAGTTATCTACTGCTCAAAAGGTAA
- a CDS encoding glycosyltransferase family 2 protein: MELIYKTIHLLLWILAAYLSFNCLYLAFFAFAGLFPLPGTQKHATDYKKIAVLFPTYHADEVIIESARAALAHDYEGEFEIVAIADGLMPETIEQLKAMGVEVIEVFFEKSTKGKALLYAIEKLKNRGFDIAVVLDVDNLMGPACLQAINSSFHQGAKVVQLHRTAKNLNTSFAFLDACNEEVNNHIYRKGQAVLGLSPALIGSGMAFDYSYFYTLLKNVGDTVGEDKKMDFLIASDKVKVSYLNDIFVYDEKVSSASVFTTQRTRWIASQIEFLRTYTMVGIRELFKGNVEFFNKTVQTMLMPRILLLGLLFIMAFQSFFNPLGPGKGLWLTLFMSICLTLLISVPGRFYRDKRLYLAIWQIPRAMIGMVIALISIGKVKKSNLATPHQNTGTGEIKLKLCRYYY, encoded by the coding sequence ATGGAACTGATATATAAAACTATACACCTGCTGTTGTGGATTCTGGCTGCTTATCTGTCATTTAATTGCCTCTACCTGGCATTTTTTGCATTCGCAGGGCTTTTTCCTTTGCCGGGCACACAAAAACATGCTACTGACTATAAAAAAATAGCAGTGCTGTTTCCAACCTATCATGCCGATGAGGTAATAATAGAAAGCGCCAGGGCAGCACTTGCACATGATTATGAAGGGGAATTTGAAATTGTAGCGATAGCCGACGGATTAATGCCCGAAACGATTGAGCAGCTCAAAGCAATGGGAGTTGAGGTAATTGAGGTGTTTTTTGAGAAAAGCACCAAAGGTAAAGCCCTGCTGTATGCCATTGAAAAGCTTAAAAACCGCGGATTTGATATCGCTGTAGTGCTTGATGTTGATAATTTAATGGGGCCAGCATGCTTGCAGGCTATAAATAGTTCGTTTCATCAAGGGGCTAAAGTTGTTCAGTTGCACCGTACAGCGAAAAACCTAAATACCAGTTTTGCTTTTCTGGATGCCTGCAACGAAGAGGTGAATAATCACATATATCGAAAGGGCCAAGCAGTGCTGGGACTTTCACCTGCGCTTATCGGATCGGGAATGGCCTTTGATTACAGCTATTTTTATACGCTTTTAAAAAATGTAGGTGATACCGTTGGTGAAGATAAAAAAATGGACTTCCTTATTGCCAGCGACAAGGTAAAAGTTAGCTATTTGAATGATATTTTTGTTTACGACGAAAAAGTGAGCAGTGCCAGTGTATTTACCACCCAAAGAACCAGGTGGATTGCTTCGCAGATTGAGTTTTTGCGAACATATACCATGGTAGGTATTAGGGAGCTGTTTAAAGGCAATGTAGAATTCTTTAATAAAACGGTACAAACTATGTTAATGCCACGCATATTATTGCTGGGATTATTGTTTATCATGGCGTTTCAATCTTTTTTTAACCCTTTGGGGCCGGGAAAAGGATTATGGCTAACTTTATTCATGAGTATATGCTTAACCCTGCTGATTTCAGTCCCGGGACGTTTTTACAGGGATAAGAGGCTTTATCTTGCCATCTGGCAGATACCAAGGGCAATGATTGGAATGGTTATCGCGCTGATTAGCATCGGTAAGGTTAAAAAATCAAATTTAGCTACGCCTCATCAAAATACAGGTACAGGGGAAATAAAACTTAAGCTATGCCGATATTATTACTGA
- a CDS encoding O-antigen ligase family protein: MLKKLNEYIFDHKKKIIFFIVSLCLSVLVAASTYSFGILGPLLVLAIAALGTFIVALFRNPRTGFWVYLTYCFILGFLVKSFLNIPVGLALDGILVLTWASMLVNMKKFNWDKLKNEHVVIALIWFVISFLQVLNPNGGSLAAWFNELRFAALSWLLIAPFVFLLFNRMVDLNRFIISVLGLSLVATLYGMKQLYLGVSPGEQTWLNAGNSGTHIINGKLRVFSMYSDAGQFGASQAIMAVVALTLAAGPFSFTKKVIFALFGVAFLYGMAISGTRGALFALAAGLFSALFLSRSFKVLIVGVVCCAAGFGVLKYTTIGDHIFQVNRLRSALNPKDASLAVRLDNQHKLKSLLEDLPFGAGLGMSGMNGTTYNADKPIANIPPDSYWVKVWVMYGVVGLLIWFALTSYIIGKCGGIAWKIRDPKLRVKMIALTAGTVACFICSYGNEVMNGMPSSVILFMSWSFIFIAPGLDEQQMQLKSDGTDI, from the coding sequence ATGCTTAAAAAGTTAAATGAGTACATTTTTGACCATAAAAAAAAGATTATATTTTTTATCGTCTCCCTGTGCCTTTCAGTTCTGGTGGCAGCTTCTACCTATTCATTTGGGATTTTGGGACCATTGCTGGTATTGGCTATCGCCGCATTAGGCACTTTCATAGTTGCCCTATTTCGCAATCCCCGCACAGGATTTTGGGTATATTTAACCTATTGCTTTATCCTGGGTTTTTTGGTAAAGTCGTTTTTAAATATTCCGGTTGGTCTTGCCCTCGACGGGATATTGGTACTTACCTGGGCCAGCATGCTGGTTAATATGAAGAAATTCAATTGGGATAAACTGAAAAATGAGCATGTTGTAATTGCGCTTATTTGGTTTGTTATTAGCTTTTTACAGGTCTTAAATCCGAATGGTGGCAGCCTCGCAGCCTGGTTTAACGAATTGAGGTTTGCAGCGTTGAGCTGGCTGCTAATAGCACCCTTTGTATTTTTGTTATTTAACAGAATGGTTGATCTGAACAGGTTTATCATCTCAGTCTTAGGGCTTTCGCTTGTTGCTACGCTATATGGAATGAAACAGCTTTATCTGGGTGTTTCCCCGGGCGAACAGACCTGGTTAAACGCTGGTAATTCAGGTACACATATTATCAACGGCAAACTCCGCGTATTTTCCATGTATTCGGATGCGGGACAGTTTGGTGCCTCTCAGGCAATTATGGCCGTAGTTGCATTAACGTTGGCCGCCGGACCTTTCAGTTTTACAAAAAAAGTAATTTTTGCCCTCTTTGGGGTTGCTTTTCTTTATGGCATGGCTATATCGGGTACCAGAGGTGCTTTATTTGCACTTGCTGCCGGGCTTTTTTCAGCCCTTTTTTTAAGCAGGAGTTTTAAGGTGTTAATTGTTGGGGTAGTTTGTTGTGCTGCGGGTTTTGGCGTGTTAAAGTATACCACTATTGGCGATCATATTTTTCAGGTTAACCGCTTAAGGAGTGCATTGAACCCGAAGGATGCTTCATTGGCCGTTAGGCTGGATAATCAACATAAACTAAAGAGCCTGCTCGAAGATTTGCCCTTTGGCGCAGGTCTTGGTATGAGCGGTATGAACGGAACGACCTACAATGCCGATAAGCCCATAGCCAATATACCACCCGATAGTTATTGGGTAAAAGTGTGGGTAATGTACGGTGTAGTAGGATTGCTTATCTGGTTTGCCCTTACCAGTTATATTATTGGCAAGTGTGGTGGGATTGCCTGGAAAATCCGCGATCCAAAGTTAAGAGTGAAAATGATTGCCCTTACCGCAGGTACTGTGGCCTGTTTTATCTGCAGTTATGGCAATGAGGTAATGAACGGAATGCCCTCATCAGTAATTTTGTTTATGTCGTGGTCATTTATCTTTATAGCGCCAGGGCTTGATGAACAGCAAATGCAACTAAAATCGGATGGAACTGATATATAA
- a CDS encoding TolC family protein, which translates to MTRFVLFFVIILFSINVAKAQESFIGDINYQLLEKYVDLALKNYPKRKMYKASELSAKAKIGVAKATYLDAFTASYNYSPNNAARYNTTNPYTLNGIQFGIYFNIGILFRTPALVRQAKEEHNEKFYQAQEYDILLKSEVKKTYFEYLREGADLRVKAQTYIDNKAASDGLRYKFEKGEASLDDYTKAKTLTSYANSERLLAELNLLKAKEELEALIGEELKNVK; encoded by the coding sequence ATGACCCGGTTTGTCCTATTCTTTGTTATTATTCTTTTTTCTATTAATGTTGCTAAAGCCCAGGAGAGCTTTATTGGCGATATCAACTACCAGTTATTGGAAAAATATGTTGATCTGGCCCTGAAGAATTATCCGAAGCGAAAAATGTATAAAGCCAGCGAACTCAGCGCAAAGGCAAAAATAGGTGTTGCCAAAGCAACCTATCTCGATGCATTTACAGCATCCTATAACTACAGTCCCAATAATGCGGCCAGATACAATACCACTAATCCTTATACCCTAAACGGGATACAGTTCGGGATCTATTTTAATATTGGTATTTTATTCAGAACACCAGCGCTGGTCCGGCAGGCTAAAGAGGAGCACAACGAGAAATTTTATCAGGCTCAGGAATACGATATCCTGCTAAAGTCTGAAGTTAAAAAAACGTATTTTGAATACCTTCGGGAAGGTGCAGATCTGCGGGTTAAAGCACAAACCTATATCGACAACAAAGCGGCTAGCGACGGCCTTCGGTATAAATTCGAAAAGGGAGAGGCGAGTTTAGACGATTATACCAAAGCCAAAACCTTAACCTCCTATGCTAACTCTGAAAGACTACTTGCAGAGCTTAATCTTTTAAAAGCAAAAGAAGAGCTGGAAGCTCTGATTGGCGAAGAATTGAAAAACGTGAAATAA
- a CDS encoding glycosyltransferase — translation MAILNNRDIIIVGQQPWDIPIGSNCKDLALEFSKNNRVLYVNAPLDRKTSLLQRNTEGVKKRLRVIAGREEALTEVSANLWIYNPQVIIESVNWIRFKGLFRWLNKINNARFAKSIRDAAEHLGLKNFVLFNDNDIFRSFHLKELLKPAVSVYYSRDNVVATPYWMRHGTYMEPELIAKSDLCVANSVYLASYCRKYNPNSFYVGQGCDLALFSNGEALEIPSDLSAIKKPVLGYVGALLSIRLDEKILLHLAKERPDWNMVLVGPQDEDFSRSELHKLSNVFFLGPKKPETLAAYIKGFDVCLNPQVINPLTIGNYPRKIDEYLAMGKPTLATRTEAMDIFADHVYLASTKDEYLQLAEKALAEDSPALERERINFAGTHTWEANARDIYKAINAVEGGLLKSRDA, via the coding sequence ATGGCTATTTTAAATAACAGGGACATTATCATTGTGGGGCAACAACCCTGGGATATTCCCATTGGTAGCAATTGTAAGGATTTGGCGCTCGAGTTTAGTAAAAACAACCGCGTATTATATGTTAATGCACCATTAGATCGAAAAACGAGCTTGTTGCAGCGCAATACAGAAGGCGTAAAAAAAAGACTACGTGTTATTGCCGGCAGGGAAGAAGCTTTAACTGAAGTATCAGCCAATCTGTGGATTTATAATCCCCAGGTTATCATAGAATCAGTAAACTGGATCAGGTTCAAAGGCCTGTTCAGATGGTTAAATAAAATCAACAATGCCCGGTTTGCCAAATCAATCCGCGATGCTGCTGAACACTTGGGCCTTAAAAATTTCGTCCTGTTTAACGATAACGATATTTTTCGAAGCTTTCATTTAAAAGAGCTTTTGAAGCCTGCTGTAAGCGTTTATTATTCAAGAGATAATGTTGTAGCCACACCGTACTGGATGCGGCATGGTACTTACATGGAACCCGAATTGATTGCAAAAAGTGACCTTTGCGTAGCCAATTCGGTTTATCTGGCAAGCTATTGCAGAAAATATAATCCGAATTCTTTTTACGTTGGGCAGGGTTGCGATTTGGCGCTTTTCAGTAATGGCGAGGCACTCGAGATACCCTCAGATCTTTCTGCTATCAAAAAGCCGGTTTTAGGCTATGTTGGGGCATTGTTATCGATAAGGCTAGATGAAAAGATACTACTGCATTTGGCAAAAGAAAGGCCTGACTGGAATATGGTATTGGTAGGGCCACAGGATGAAGATTTTAGTAGGAGCGAGCTCCATAAGCTAAGCAATGTGTTTTTTCTGGGACCTAAAAAGCCCGAAACGCTGGCTGCATATATCAAGGGCTTCGATGTTTGCCTCAACCCTCAGGTAATCAATCCGCTTACCATCGGTAATTACCCACGTAAAATTGATGAGTATCTGGCCATGGGTAAACCTACATTGGCTACCAGAACTGAAGCGATGGATATCTTTGCTGATCATGTTTACCTGGCATCGACGAAGGATGAATACCTGCAGCTAGCCGAAAAAGCGTTAGCGGAGGATAGTCCGGCACTGGAGCGCGAGCGGATTAACTTTGCCGGCACGCATACCTGGGAGGCCAATGCCAGGGATATCTATAAGGCCATAAATGCTGTTGAAGGTGGTTTGCTGAAATCCAGAGATGCATAA
- a CDS encoding glycosyltransferase family 2 protein encodes MEPLVSIVTPCYNSAAFITETLDAVISQSYTNWELIVVDDRSSDDTCQIVEAFANRHNGIRLIALKENGGVSNARNIGMAEAKGKYITFLDSDDIWLKDKLSRQVSYMEKELLPLTFCAYKRINEQGKVISGQVPVPHTVDYNALLAHNVVIFSTSMMLKSAIGDLKFSRAGHEDWIFLLKLLKQCGQGYGINQPLAYYRVRQNSVSSNKLKAIGYTWKIFRESEGIGFLRSAILLGRYAVSASLKRLR; translated from the coding sequence TTGGAGCCACTTGTATCAATTGTTACCCCCTGCTATAATTCAGCTGCCTTTATAACGGAAACACTCGATGCAGTAATTTCGCAGAGCTATACTAACTGGGAATTAATTGTTGTAGATGACCGCTCAAGTGATGATACCTGCCAGATCGTTGAAGCGTTTGCCAACAGGCACAATGGTATCCGGCTGATAGCCCTAAAAGAGAACGGAGGAGTTTCGAATGCACGAAATATAGGTATGGCAGAAGCGAAAGGCAAATACATTACGTTTTTGGATAGTGATGATATCTGGCTTAAAGATAAACTTAGTCGTCAGGTAAGCTACATGGAAAAGGAACTCCTGCCCCTTACATTCTGTGCCTACAAGCGCATTAACGAACAGGGTAAAGTAATTTCAGGTCAGGTTCCGGTTCCCCATACGGTAGATTATAACGCGTTGCTCGCGCACAATGTGGTTATATTTTCGACTTCTATGATGTTAAAAAGTGCTATTGGCGACTTAAAGTTTAGCCGGGCAGGCCACGAAGACTGGATCTTTTTACTCAAACTGCTAAAACAGTGTGGTCAGGGCTATGGCATTAACCAACCTCTCGCCTATTACCGGGTAAGACAAAATTCGGTTTCATCGAACAAACTCAAAGCAATTGGTTATACCTGGAAAATATTCAGGGAAAGCGAAGGCATAGGTTTTCTCAGATCGGCAATCCTACTTGGGAGATATGCTGTTTCTGCCAGCCTGAAAAGATTAAGATGA
- a CDS encoding lipopolysaccharide biosynthesis protein — translation MDRRRFVVNLVSNFFSALSGVGISFFLTPYIVAHLGKEAYGFFPLSNNFVMYAGIITTALNSMSSRYITISLEKKDIKEVNVYFNSILFGNMLISLGFIILSALFCLFINNILDIPPGLFDDVRLLFVFIFFSLVINVSSAVFSVAAFAVNRFDKLAYINIISNVVKLGAVAFLFYLFKPKIYFLGLVTVLTAIYMCFANYRLTKRLLPEVVIDRSFFSWGALSLIAGFGMWNSIIALSNVINTQLDLLIANHFFGASGMGFLSLTKFIPNAIYILLGIVVPIFLPEMLKAYAQEDMGKLKSTLNLSFKAIFIVVLLPLAVFFVYGGDFFRLWLPTQDSSALHLLSVITLLPFIVHGTVETVHHVFIITNKLRIASIWGIFIAVLNFVLVILLCLYSNLGIYAIPVAAAISGVFSHLTFTPIYAAHCLKEKRSYFFFKIVRGLAGFTLLIAITYGWRSMGLITVTSWLTFILNCLLIGLILLVITLFMQFDRATLAEGYKKILNKVKL, via the coding sequence ATGGATAGAAGACGTTTTGTTGTTAACCTGGTCTCCAATTTTTTTAGTGCACTTTCGGGTGTAGGGATTTCCTTCTTTCTTACGCCTTATATCGTGGCACACCTGGGTAAAGAGGCTTATGGTTTCTTCCCGCTCTCCAATAACTTTGTGATGTACGCTGGGATTATCACCACTGCCTTAAACTCCATGTCGAGCCGGTATATCACCATCAGCCTCGAGAAAAAAGATATCAAAGAAGTGAATGTTTATTTCAATTCCATCTTGTTTGGCAACATGCTGATATCGCTCGGTTTCATTATATTGAGCGCGTTATTTTGTCTGTTTATTAACAATATACTCGATATTCCGCCTGGCCTTTTTGATGATGTGCGCTTACTGTTTGTATTTATTTTCTTCAGCCTGGTGATTAATGTCTCTTCAGCTGTTTTTTCGGTTGCGGCATTTGCCGTCAACAGATTCGATAAGCTTGCCTATATCAATATTATATCCAACGTGGTGAAACTTGGCGCAGTTGCATTCCTGTTTTATCTTTTTAAGCCTAAAATTTATTTTCTGGGACTGGTAACGGTGTTAACAGCAATTTACATGTGTTTTGCAAATTACAGGCTTACCAAAAGGCTTCTCCCTGAAGTGGTGATTGACAGATCATTTTTCTCGTGGGGTGCACTTTCGCTGATTGCAGGTTTCGGCATGTGGAATTCTATAATTGCCTTGTCGAACGTAATCAATACCCAATTAGATTTATTAATTGCAAACCACTTTTTTGGTGCTTCAGGTATGGGGTTTCTTTCGTTAACCAAGTTTATACCCAATGCAATTTATATCCTGCTGGGAATTGTTGTGCCCATATTTCTACCCGAAATGCTAAAAGCCTATGCTCAGGAAGATATGGGGAAACTAAAAAGTACACTTAACTTGTCGTTTAAGGCTATTTTTATAGTTGTACTATTGCCCCTGGCTGTGTTTTTTGTTTATGGCGGCGACTTTTTTAGGCTATGGCTGCCTACCCAGGATTCCAGTGCACTTCACCTGCTTTCAGTGATAACTTTGTTACCCTTCATTGTTCATGGCACGGTAGAAACGGTGCATCATGTTTTTATCATCACCAATAAACTGAGGATTGCATCCATCTGGGGCATTTTTATTGCCGTGCTGAATTTTGTACTGGTAATATTACTTTGTCTGTACAGCAACCTTGGTATATATGCCATTCCGGTTGCGGCAGCAATAAGCGGAGTGTTTAGTCACCTTACTTTCACGCCCATTTATGCCGCACATTGCCTGAAAGAGAAAAGGAGTTACTTTTTTTTTAAGATTGTGAGGGGATTAGCGGGCTTTACATTGCTGATTGCAATAACTTATGGTTGGAGAAGTATGGGTTTGATTACGGTTACATCGTGGCTTACCTTTATCCTGAATTGCCTGCTAATCGGGCTCATTTTGCTTGTAATTACCTTGTTTATGCAGTTTGATCGGGCTACACTAGCAGAAGGTTATAAGAAGATCCTAAATAAAGTGAAGTTATGA
- a CDS encoding AMP-binding protein: protein MIDTVLNTYYQIVRESDLFKNYYSPYPDYIEAPLVGKKELIDQLKHNFDLHAQKEGVYLVRSGGSTQKPLVFPVDIAENLEQRAVLATALKQAGIFVPKTIALNMFGYMDMYRTAAIMDDLLERCQATTLVAGASLPYQDAYHMAQNFSPDLLLGTPSKLFLFAQYLKKHQLRLSINNLLFGGEFLPPSHLQIFKEIFGTRQLYSLYGAAETGIWAWCDYNQSIPLFRVIEGLIIEVNQPDAQGYGILLVSNLFRKRFPIFRYNTGDIGRWVEIEGQSYLELKGRAAKSFMFNECNYELDDFAVVLAGLERYQIQIIPEEGHTTIKFLLVIALSKAEEENFIDQKKRQLYAVFGYQVKGLVVLVGADLQLYTDETTGKTPLIIDYRNHS, encoded by the coding sequence ATGATTGATACTGTTCTCAATACCTACTATCAGATTGTACGTGAGTCTGATCTTTTTAAAAACTATTATTCCCCTTATCCGGATTATATTGAAGCTCCACTGGTAGGCAAAAAAGAACTGATAGACCAGTTAAAGCATAATTTTGATTTGCATGCTCAAAAGGAAGGAGTTTATCTGGTGCGCTCAGGTGGCTCTACCCAAAAACCATTGGTATTTCCGGTTGATATTGCAGAAAACCTGGAACAGCGTGCAGTGCTGGCTACTGCCTTAAAGCAGGCAGGTATATTTGTGCCCAAAACAATTGCACTCAATATGTTCGGCTATATGGATATGTATCGTACAGCCGCCATTATGGACGATCTGCTTGAGCGATGCCAAGCCACTACACTGGTGGCGGGCGCAAGTTTGCCTTACCAGGATGCTTACCATATGGCGCAGAATTTTAGCCCTGATTTGTTGTTGGGTACACCATCCAAGTTGTTTCTTTTTGCCCAGTACCTTAAAAAGCACCAGCTCCGTTTATCGATAAATAACCTTTTGTTTGGAGGAGAATTTTTGCCGCCATCACACCTGCAGATTTTTAAAGAAATATTTGGAACCAGGCAGTTGTACTCATTATATGGGGCAGCAGAAACAGGAATATGGGCCTGGTGCGATTATAATCAATCGATACCATTATTTAGGGTAATTGAAGGTTTAATAATAGAAGTAAACCAGCCCGATGCACAAGGATACGGGATTTTGCTTGTGAGCAACCTGTTTCGTAAGCGGTTTCCGATTTTTAGATATAATACTGGCGATATAGGGCGATGGGTTGAAATTGAGGGCCAATCTTATTTGGAGCTTAAGGGGAGAGCGGCTAAATCTTTTATGTTTAACGAGTGTAATTATGAACTCGACGATTTCGCTGTGGTTTTGGCCGGTTTAGAGCGGTATCAGATACAGATTATCCCGGAGGAAGGGCATACCACGATCAAGTTTCTGCTTGTAATAGCGCTAAGCAAGGCGGAAGAAGAAAATTTCATTGATCAGAAAAAACGACAACTTTACGCGGTATTTGGTTATCAGGTAAAAGGCCTGGTCGTTTTAGTAGGTGCAGATCTTCAGCTTTACACCGATGAAACAACAGGTAAAACACCTTTAATTATCGACTATAGAAATCATAGCTAA
- a CDS encoding glycosyltransferase family 2 protein, with amino-acid sequence MAVTIALLQSISRSYHAANVEVILVDNGADQDQSDIFTPYFKNIQYIRSVENLGFAGGNNLGIRQAKGDYILLLNNDTEIPAGCLETMQTELEANEKIGLLSPLLLYFDQQDLVQYAGFTPLNYVTGRNAYIGQFERNHGQFGQSYSTAFCHGAAVMCRREDLLNAGLMDENYFLYYEELDWCEKFKRIDKEIWFTGKTHVYHKESVSVGKESPLKVYFMTRNRMLFIRKNTGWITTLLFSMYFCLIACPKAVLAYLARGRWDLAKQVLSGLWWNFTHKKHSKNLGLALPGKSSS; translated from the coding sequence ATGGCAGTAACTATTGCTTTACTGCAGTCTATCAGCAGGTCATACCATGCAGCAAATGTTGAAGTTATACTGGTGGATAATGGTGCAGATCAAGATCAGTCGGATATATTTACACCCTATTTTAAAAATATCCAATACATCCGTTCGGTAGAAAACCTCGGTTTCGCAGGCGGAAATAACCTGGGGATCAGGCAAGCCAAGGGTGATTATATCCTGCTGTTGAACAATGATACCGAAATACCGGCAGGTTGTCTGGAAACGATGCAAACCGAACTGGAGGCCAATGAGAAAATAGGACTGCTATCGCCCTTATTGCTTTATTTCGATCAGCAGGATTTGGTTCAGTACGCTGGTTTTACGCCCTTAAATTATGTCACAGGAAGAAATGCCTATATTGGCCAGTTTGAACGTAACCATGGGCAGTTCGGTCAAAGCTATAGCACGGCGTTTTGCCATGGGGCAGCTGTGATGTGCCGCAGAGAAGATCTGTTGAATGCCGGGTTAATGGATGAAAATTATTTTCTCTATTATGAAGAACTCGACTGGTGCGAGAAATTCAAACGGATAGACAAAGAGATCTGGTTTACCGGAAAAACCCATGTTTACCATAAGGAATCTGTTAGTGTGGGAAAGGAAAGCCCACTTAAGGTATATTTTATGACCAGGAACAGGATGCTGTTTATCAGAAAAAATACGGGCTGGATTACTACTTTGCTGTTCTCAATGTATTTTTGTCTTATCGCCTGTCCAAAAGCAGTGTTGGCTTATCTTGCCAGGGGGAGGTGGGATTTAGCGAAACAGGTGCTCAGTGGGCTTTGGTGGAATTTTACACATAAAAAGCATAGCAAAAACCTGGGACTGGCATTACCCGGTAAAAGCTCATCTTAA
- a CDS encoding pyridoxamine 5'-phosphate oxidase family protein, which produces MLGDLNKGEMISLLESQVTGRLGCHSDGETYVVPINYVYRNNAIYAHSGPGKKIDMLRRNPQVCFQVDQIKDIFSWKSVVLWGTFEELNGEERQQAMQGIIHRIMPLTYRPSQESSHGISSDVHQEIIVYKISIKEGTGRFEEHDEL; this is translated from the coding sequence ATGTTAGGAGATTTAAATAAGGGGGAAATGATTTCTCTGCTCGAAAGCCAGGTAACAGGCAGGTTAGGCTGTCATAGCGACGGGGAAACTTATGTTGTGCCTATCAACTACGTTTACCGCAACAATGCCATTTATGCCCATTCGGGGCCAGGAAAAAAGATAGATATGTTGCGTCGTAATCCACAGGTGTGTTTTCAGGTTGATCAGATCAAAGATATTTTTAGCTGGAAGAGTGTGGTGTTATGGGGGACTTTTGAAGAGCTGAACGGAGAGGAGAGACAACAGGCTATGCAGGGGATTATACACCGCATTATGCCGCTAACTTACCGCCCCTCGCAGGAATCTTCACATGGAATTAGTAGTGACGTGCATCAGGAGATCATTGTATATAAGATCAGTATTAAAGAAGGCACAGGTAGGTTTGAAGAACACGACGAACTGTAG